The following proteins come from a genomic window of Nostoc sp. ATCC 53789:
- the treZ gene encoding malto-oligosyltrehalose trehalohydrolase — MRIGANYLGNGECEFTVWSPLLDSVTVKTLTPQEQVIPLKPQSEGYWHAKVNDVYPGTLYRYVLNGQDAFADPASQYQPEGVHGPSQIVDHQFEWTDEGWTGIPVESMIFYELHVGTFTPEGTFTAIISRLPELRELGINAIEIMPISQFPGDTHIEASLTYRNWGYDGVYPYAVQNSYGSPAELKQLVNACHQHNIAVVLDVVYNHFGPEGNYMSQFAPYFTKTYKTPWGEALNFDDAHSQGVRNYFIENALYWLREFHIDALRLDAIQAIYDLGAKHFLWELAEAVHHFSQQGQKWKRHLIAESDLNNPQIIRPAELGGYGLDAQWSDDFHHSLHALLTGDRQGYYQDFGQTAQLAKAYEDTFVYDWKYAPHRKRFHGISCRDRNLSQFAICIQNHDQIGNQMKGERLTQRISFEGLKLAAGAVLLSPNLPLLFMGEEYGETAPFIYFVSHSDPDLIQAVRAGRKEEFEAFHYADDPPDPESAETFLKSKLNWQLRHEGKHKVLWDWYRQLINLRKTHPALLNQDRNFIEATSDEDKQLVIVRRWCESSELIFVMNFNSSPVTATLPIQHNANKLLDSADTSWSGPGSESDEHLSAGKEVKLQPTSLVLYEKG, encoded by the coding sequence GTGAGAATTGGTGCTAACTACTTGGGTAATGGAGAATGTGAATTTACAGTTTGGTCGCCGCTATTAGATAGCGTCACTGTAAAAACTTTGACACCACAGGAGCAGGTTATTCCCCTCAAGCCTCAGTCTGAGGGATACTGGCACGCGAAAGTAAACGATGTATATCCAGGCACGCTCTATCGGTATGTCTTGAATGGCCAAGACGCTTTTGCCGATCCTGCGTCGCAGTATCAACCGGAAGGAGTGCATGGCCCGTCTCAAATTGTCGATCATCAGTTTGAGTGGACTGATGAAGGGTGGACTGGTATCCCTGTGGAGTCGATGATTTTCTACGAACTCCACGTTGGGACTTTCACACCTGAAGGAACTTTCACCGCGATTATTTCTCGTTTACCAGAACTCAGGGAACTGGGAATTAATGCGATTGAAATCATGCCTATCTCTCAGTTTCCGGGAGACACCCATATAGAAGCGTCTCTGACATACCGTAACTGGGGCTATGATGGCGTTTACCCTTATGCAGTCCAAAATTCTTATGGTAGCCCAGCCGAACTAAAGCAACTGGTAAATGCTTGCCACCAACACAATATCGCTGTGGTGTTGGATGTGGTGTATAACCACTTTGGGCCAGAAGGCAACTATATGAGTCAGTTCGCGCCCTACTTTACTAAAACCTATAAAACACCTTGGGGTGAAGCGCTGAATTTCGATGATGCCCATAGTCAGGGTGTGCGAAATTATTTTATCGAAAATGCGCTTTACTGGTTGCGCGAGTTCCACATTGACGCATTGCGGCTTGATGCTATTCAAGCAATTTATGACTTGGGGGCGAAGCATTTTCTTTGGGAACTGGCGGAAGCAGTTCATCATTTTTCACAACAAGGGCAAAAATGGAAACGCCATTTAATTGCCGAAAGTGACTTGAATAATCCGCAAATCATTCGTCCAGCAGAATTGGGTGGATATGGTCTTGATGCCCAATGGAGTGATGATTTTCACCATTCACTGCACGCACTCTTGACAGGCGATCGCCAAGGATATTATCAAGATTTTGGGCAAACAGCTCAGTTGGCAAAAGCTTATGAAGATACTTTTGTCTACGATTGGAAGTACGCACCACACCGCAAGCGATTTCATGGCATATCTTGCCGCGATCGCAATTTATCACAGTTTGCAATCTGCATTCAGAATCACGATCAAATCGGCAATCAAATGAAAGGAGAACGCCTCACTCAGAGGATCTCTTTTGAAGGATTGAAGTTAGCTGCTGGCGCTGTGCTGCTGTCGCCTAATTTACCCCTGTTATTTATGGGTGAGGAATATGGAGAAACTGCACCCTTTATTTATTTTGTCAGTCACTCCGACCCAGATTTAATTCAAGCAGTTCGAGCCGGACGCAAAGAAGAATTTGAAGCATTTCACTATGCAGACGATCCCCCAGATCCCGAATCAGCAGAAACTTTCCTAAAGTCTAAACTCAATTGGCAATTGCGTCATGAAGGTAAGCACAAAGTTCTGTGGGATTGGTATCGTCAATTAATTAATTTACGCAAGACGCATCCAGCACTTTTAAATCAAGACCGCAATTTCATTGAAGCGACTAGCGATGAAGACAAGCAGTTAGTTATCGTGCGTCGTTGGTGTGAATCAAGTGAACTAATATTTGTGATGAATTTTAATTCGTCTCCAGTCACAGCGACTCTACCAATTCAGCATAATGCTAATAAATTGTTGGACTCTGCTGATACCTCATGGTCTGGGCCTGGTTCTGAATCAGATGAACATCTGTCTGCGGGAAAAGAAGTGAAATTGCAACCTACGAGTTTAGTACTGTATGAAAAAGGATGA
- a CDS encoding trehalase family glycosidase → MTTPPQLSTTQINKVRFHIKKTWKTLTRSHEHLLQSAKDTKLDHKTDTPWIVYISPLEDYPNIQRVLERSLYPKDMQQLQIRTLPSEVEAIKEHGLLYLPGPYVVPGGRFNEMYGWDSYFILLGLLHDEEWDLAQSQVDQLLYQVKHYGTILNANRTYMLSRSQPPVLSMMVLALFQHTQDEEWLRTTVPLLEQFYYYWVVPPHLNSGTGLSRFYAFGEGPAPEVVFSERDDEGKSHYDRVKEYYQTFDVEDYDVNLYYDRENDKLTHLFYKGDRTMRESGFDITNRFGPFSADILHYAPVCLNSLLYQVEQDLAQINAVLGNEQLEKQWRDRADIRRDRIDQFLWNEERGLYFDYHFQSGKRRCYEFATTFYPLWLGISSQAQAQRVVENLSLFEAPGGILTSTHITGNQWDAPFGWAPLTFIAVQGLHRYGFHTEGDRIANKFLAMVIKEFERHNTLVEKYDVERCSANVSDEISFGYSSNEVGFGWTNGVILELLAARGKKV, encoded by the coding sequence ATGACCACTCCCCCACAACTTAGTACCACGCAGATAAACAAAGTGCGCTTCCATATCAAAAAAACGTGGAAAACCTTAACGCGATCGCACGAACACCTATTACAATCTGCCAAAGATACCAAACTAGACCACAAAACCGACACTCCCTGGATTGTCTACATTTCCCCCTTAGAAGATTATCCCAACATTCAGCGTGTGTTAGAGCGATCGCTATATCCCAAAGATATGCAACAGCTACAAATTCGCACTTTGCCGTCAGAAGTGGAAGCGATTAAAGAGCATGGCTTACTATACCTACCAGGCCCTTATGTCGTACCAGGTGGTCGATTTAACGAAATGTATGGCTGGGACAGCTACTTTATATTACTGGGACTTTTGCATGATGAGGAATGGGATCTAGCGCAAAGTCAGGTAGATCAATTATTGTACCAGGTGAAGCATTACGGCACTATCCTCAATGCCAACCGAACTTATATGCTGTCGCGATCGCAACCCCCCGTCCTCAGCATGATGGTTTTGGCGCTATTTCAACACACTCAGGATGAAGAGTGGTTGAGGACAACCGTACCACTGCTAGAACAATTTTACTATTACTGGGTAGTACCGCCCCATCTGAATTCTGGAACCGGCTTATCCAGATTTTATGCCTTTGGCGAAGGCCCCGCGCCAGAAGTCGTGTTCTCCGAGCGAGATGATGAGGGAAAAAGCCACTATGATCGCGTCAAGGAATATTACCAAACCTTTGACGTTGAAGATTACGACGTTAATCTTTACTACGATCGGGAAAATGACAAACTGACCCACCTATTTTACAAGGGCGATCGCACCATGCGCGAGTCCGGTTTTGATATCACCAACCGATTTGGCCCCTTCAGTGCTGATATCCTCCACTACGCTCCTGTGTGCCTCAACAGTTTGCTGTATCAGGTAGAACAAGACTTGGCGCAAATTAACGCTGTTTTGGGGAACGAACAACTAGAAAAACAATGGCGCGATCGCGCAGATATCCGCCGCGATCGGATCGATCAATTTCTCTGGAATGAAGAACGAGGACTCTATTTCGACTATCACTTCCAGAGTGGAAAACGGCGCTGCTACGAATTTGCTACCACATTCTATCCCCTGTGGCTGGGAATTTCTTCTCAAGCCCAAGCCCAGCGCGTCGTGGAAAATCTCTCTTTGTTTGAAGCCCCAGGCGGAATTCTTACCAGTACTCATATCACCGGAAACCAGTGGGATGCTCCCTTCGGTTGGGCACCATTGACGTTCATTGCTGTCCAGGGACTTCACCGTTATGGGTTTCACACAGAAGGCGATCGCATTGCCAATAAATTTCTAGCGATGGTAATTAAAGAATTCGAGCGTCACAACACCCTAGTTGAGAAATATGATGTTGAACGCTGTTCTGCCAACGTTTCTGACGAAATCTCCTTTGGATATAGTTCTAACGAAGTTGGCTTCGGCTGGACAAATGGGGTGATTCTGGAACTCCTAGCAGCCCGTGGGAAAAAAGTTTAA
- a CDS encoding nicotinate-nucleotide adenylyltransferase, whose amino-acid sequence MRVALFGTSADPPTAGHQKILSWLSERYDWVAVWAADNPFKSHQTPLEHRAAMLRLLIADIDAPRHNIALEQELSSFRTLETVEKAKVVWGEDAELTLIIGSDLLSQLPRWYRIEDLLQQVQLLIVPRPGYVIDESSSEVVQKLGGKIAIASLTGLDVSSTAYREHGDSQALTAPVVAYINREHLYECQDVHKKRYQLR is encoded by the coding sequence ATGAGAGTTGCTTTGTTTGGTACTAGTGCCGATCCACCAACTGCGGGACATCAAAAAATTCTGAGTTGGTTGTCTGAGCGTTATGATTGGGTAGCGGTTTGGGCGGCGGATAATCCGTTTAAGTCTCATCAAACACCCTTAGAACATCGGGCGGCAATGTTGCGACTATTGATTGCGGATATAGACGCGCCAAGGCACAATATTGCTTTGGAACAAGAATTAAGTAGCTTCAGAACACTGGAAACAGTTGAAAAAGCGAAGGTTGTCTGGGGTGAAGACGCTGAATTGACGTTGATTATTGGTTCAGATTTACTGAGTCAGCTACCACGTTGGTATCGCATTGAAGATTTGTTACAGCAAGTGCAACTGCTTATTGTACCGCGACCCGGATATGTAATAGATGAGTCTAGTTCAGAGGTAGTGCAAAAGCTGGGAGGGAAAATTGCGATCGCTAGTCTGACCGGTCTAGATGTTTCCTCAACAGCGTACCGCGAACATGGAGATTCTCAAGCCCTCACAGCCCCTGTAGTTGCCTATATTAATCGAGAGCATTTGTACGAATGCCAGGACGTTCACAAAAAAAGATACCAACTCCGTTAA
- a CDS encoding nicotinate phosphoribosyltransferase, which yields MGISKILGNITRYISEAAMRIFGPNDDAYPTIGVQPFTGEPYDKKHTDDT from the coding sequence ATGGGTATTTCCAAAATCCTTGGTAATATAACTCGGTATATTTCTGAAGCTGCAATGCGGATCTTTGGCCCTAATGATGATGCTTATCCTACTATTGGGGTACAACCTTTTACAGGTGAGCCTTATGATAAAAAACATACAGATGATACCTAG
- a CDS encoding NUDIX domain-containing protein, whose product MPGRSQKKIPTPLNQQPLADFKVGVDNVIFSVDTVQNRLLVLLVMRQQEPFLNHWSLPGTLVRPGESLEDAAYRIMAEKIKVNNLYLEQLYTFGGPNRDPREATDSYGVRYLSVSYFALVRFEEAELIADRMTGIAWYPVKQVPQLAFDHNEILAYGHRRLRNKLEYSPVAFEVLPEMFTLNDLYQLYATVLGDNFSDYSNFRARLLKLGFLCDTGIKVSRGAGRPASLYKFDAEAFAPLKDKPLVFI is encoded by the coding sequence ATGCCAGGACGTTCACAAAAAAAGATACCAACTCCGTTAAACCAACAACCTTTGGCCGATTTCAAGGTTGGTGTTGATAATGTAATTTTTTCTGTAGATACTGTACAAAATCGGCTGTTAGTTCTACTCGTAATGCGACAGCAAGAACCATTTTTAAATCATTGGAGTCTTCCTGGTACTTTGGTACGTCCCGGAGAGTCTTTAGAGGATGCCGCCTATCGCATTATGGCAGAGAAAATTAAGGTCAACAATCTCTATTTAGAACAACTGTATACTTTTGGCGGGCCGAATCGCGATCCACGGGAAGCAACTGATAGTTATGGTGTGCGTTATCTATCAGTTAGTTACTTTGCCCTAGTGCGATTTGAAGAAGCCGAATTAATTGCCGATCGCATGACTGGCATAGCTTGGTATCCAGTAAAACAAGTGCCGCAATTAGCTTTTGACCATAATGAAATTCTGGCTTATGGACACAGGCGATTGCGAAATAAATTAGAGTATAGCCCGGTGGCCTTTGAAGTCTTACCAGAAATGTTCACCTTGAATGATTTATATCAGTTATACGCCACAGTTTTAGGTGATAACTTTTCCGATTATTCTAATTTTCGGGCGCGTCTACTCAAGTTAGGTTTTTTATGCGATACCGGAATTAAGGTATCACGGGGTGCTGGTCGTCCGGCTAGTTTGTATAAGTTTGACGCGGAAGCTTTTGCTCCCTTAAAAGATAAACCCTTGGTGTTTATTTAA
- a CDS encoding DCC1-like thiol-disulfide oxidoreductase family protein, translating into MNYYVIYDGNCNLCVTLVRSLETLDKGKLFRYAPMQDEQTLLQWGITAQDCEQGMILIDGNEPQRRWQGSNAAEEIGRLLPVGSVFVDAYRALPGMKWAGDRFYEQIRDNRYTIFGKRSNTYESSYCVDGSCKPI; encoded by the coding sequence ATGAACTACTACGTAATCTACGACGGAAATTGTAATCTCTGCGTTACTTTAGTGCGATCGCTAGAAACTTTAGACAAGGGAAAGTTATTTCGCTACGCTCCCATGCAAGATGAGCAGACACTTTTACAGTGGGGAATTACAGCCCAAGATTGTGAACAGGGGATGATTTTAATTGATGGCAATGAACCTCAGAGACGTTGGCAAGGTAGTAACGCAGCTGAAGAAATTGGGCGATTATTGCCAGTAGGAAGTGTATTTGTAGACGCTTATCGAGCCTTACCGGGGATGAAATGGGCCGGCGATCGCTTTTACGAACAAATCCGCGATAACCGCTACACCATATTTGGTAAGCGTTCTAATACTTATGAATCGTCTTACTGTGTAGATGGTAGCTGTAAACCAATTTAA
- the treY gene encoding malto-oligosyltrehalose synthase, with translation MRIPTATYRIQFTPQFGFDNAKAIAAYLADLGISDLYASPIFKARSGSTHGYDIVDATQLNPELGTNESFDELVGEVQSLGMGWLQDIVPNHMAYSSENDYLMDILEHGPDSSYTDYFDLSWNAPFGDRQERILAPLLGDFYGASLENGHIQLQYEQNGLTVNYYSLKLPLRLESYTKFITHNLGKLTRTLGRNHPDFIKLLGILYILKSVPSEVAGKQRQDQIAFIKGLVWELYTTNDAIREFIDENIQTFNGEPGNSESFNLLDELLNDQFYRLAFWKVGAEEMNYRRFFTVNELISVKVEEVRVFNNTHSLIQKLVEEGKFTGLRIDHIDGLYNPIQYLQRLREKTGDVYITVEKILELTEDLPENWEIEGTSGYDFLNYVNGVFCQTENESSFDKIYQNFIGSRVDYSSVVKDKKHLILEKNLAGDIDNLALLLKNISSKYRYGNDFTLNGLKRAIAEVLTLFPIYRTYITPDGIGDSDRATIQEVIRQAKEQTPLLQHELTFIEKLMVLEFDNSLTQTEREQWIYFVLRMQQYSGPLMAKGVEDTTLYVYNRLLSLNEVGGNPGHFGIDLAKFHAFNKQHQATWPHTMNTTATHDTKRGEDVRARLNVLSEIPDEWDQQVNTWSAINRGSRSHRHGFAMPDRNDEYFLYQTLVGAFPFAEQEHASFVERVKDYIIKAIREAKVHTAWLRPDSEYEEACTSFIEKVLDSSISKEFLEAFRPFQQRIAEYGIFNSLSQTLLKITAPGVPDLYQGTELWELSLVDPDNRRPVDFEQRRTYLNDIREQAKTDILGLIQELLNDKTDGRIKLFLTAQLLKARTNYVSLFQDGDYLPLEVQGTYANHIIAFARREGNQTAIAIAPRFLTSLIQPGDNPLGESVWQDTHLQLPPGTPLTWTNVLTQQPLQATETLSIGSALAHFPVALLVSSAE, from the coding sequence ATGCGAATTCCTACCGCAACTTATCGAATTCAGTTTACACCCCAGTTTGGCTTTGACAATGCTAAAGCGATCGCAGCTTATCTAGCAGATTTGGGTATTTCTGATTTATATGCCTCCCCCATTTTCAAGGCACGATCTGGGAGTACCCACGGTTACGATATAGTAGATGCCACTCAACTTAACCCAGAACTGGGAACTAATGAATCCTTTGATGAATTAGTTGGCGAAGTCCAGTCCCTTGGTATGGGCTGGTTACAAGATATAGTGCCCAACCACATGGCCTATAGCAGCGAAAACGATTATTTGATGGACATACTGGAACACGGCCCAGATTCCAGCTATACAGACTACTTTGACCTTTCTTGGAATGCTCCCTTTGGCGATCGCCAAGAGCGAATTCTTGCTCCTTTGCTGGGAGATTTCTATGGTGCATCCCTAGAAAACGGACACATTCAACTACAATATGAACAAAACGGTTTAACTGTAAACTATTACAGCTTAAAACTGCCGTTACGATTAGAGTCTTACACAAAATTTATTACCCATAATCTGGGAAAACTCACACGCACACTCGGACGCAATCACCCTGATTTTATTAAACTATTAGGTATTTTGTATATTCTCAAAAGTGTGCCCTCAGAAGTTGCGGGAAAACAGCGACAAGACCAAATTGCATTTATTAAAGGATTAGTTTGGGAACTTTACACCACAAATGATGCTATCCGCGAGTTCATTGACGAAAATATCCAAACTTTCAACGGAGAACCAGGTAATTCAGAGAGCTTTAACTTGTTAGATGAATTACTCAACGATCAATTTTACCGTCTCGCTTTCTGGAAAGTTGGGGCGGAAGAAATGAACTACCGCCGCTTCTTTACCGTCAACGAACTTATTTCTGTTAAAGTTGAAGAAGTGCGGGTTTTTAATAATACCCATAGCCTCATTCAAAAGCTGGTTGAGGAGGGCAAATTTACAGGCTTACGCATTGATCATATTGATGGACTGTATAACCCAATCCAGTATCTACAAAGGCTCCGAGAAAAGACGGGAGATGTTTATATTACGGTCGAGAAGATTTTAGAACTCACAGAAGACCTGCCGGAAAACTGGGAAATTGAAGGTACATCGGGATATGACTTTCTTAATTATGTAAATGGTGTATTTTGTCAAACTGAAAATGAATCATCCTTCGATAAAATTTATCAAAACTTTATTGGTTCCAGAGTAGATTATTCATCGGTAGTGAAGGATAAAAAGCACCTGATACTAGAAAAGAATTTAGCGGGTGATATTGACAATTTGGCTCTTTTGTTAAAGAACATTTCCAGCAAATACCGCTATGGCAATGACTTTACACTCAATGGCTTGAAAAGAGCGATCGCAGAAGTTTTAACTCTGTTCCCGATTTACCGTACATATATTACACCAGATGGAATTGGGGATAGCGATCGCGCTACCATTCAAGAAGTCATTCGCCAAGCCAAAGAACAAACGCCCTTGTTGCAGCACGAACTGACCTTTATTGAAAAGTTAATGGTGCTAGAATTTGATAATTCTCTGACTCAAACAGAACGCGAACAGTGGATATATTTTGTCTTGCGGATGCAGCAATATAGCGGCCCGCTAATGGCCAAAGGTGTAGAAGACACCACATTATATGTTTACAATCGCTTGCTGTCGCTGAATGAAGTCGGGGGAAATCCCGGTCATTTTGGGATCGATTTAGCCAAATTTCATGCCTTTAATAAACAGCACCAAGCAACCTGGCCTCACACAATGAACACCACAGCTACCCACGACACCAAACGCGGCGAAGATGTGAGAGCTAGATTGAATGTATTATCAGAAATCCCTGATGAATGGGATCAGCAGGTAAATACCTGGAGTGCGATTAATCGAGGAAGTCGCAGTCATCGCCACGGGTTTGCTATGCCCGATCGCAACGATGAGTATTTTCTCTATCAAACCCTTGTAGGGGCATTTCCCTTTGCGGAACAGGAACACGCATCCTTCGTGGAACGCGTGAAAGATTATATAATTAAGGCAATTCGAGAAGCGAAAGTGCATACAGCATGGCTGCGACCTGATAGCGAGTATGAAGAAGCCTGTACTTCCTTCATTGAAAAGGTACTAGATTCTTCCATCTCCAAAGAATTTCTAGAAGCCTTTCGTCCTTTTCAGCAGCGAATTGCAGAATATGGTATCTTCAATTCCCTTTCCCAAACTCTGCTGAAGATTACCGCACCCGGCGTACCCGATTTATACCAAGGAACAGAACTTTGGGAACTCAGCCTAGTTGATCCAGACAATCGCCGTCCCGTAGATTTTGAACAGCGACGTACCTACTTAAACGACATCCGCGAACAAGCCAAAACAGATATTCTCGGACTAATTCAGGAGTTGCTAAACGATAAAACGGACGGCAGAATCAAACTATTTTTAACGGCTCAATTACTCAAAGCCAGAACAAACTATGTCTCATTATTCCAGGATGGCGACTATCTGCCGTTAGAAGTTCAGGGAACTTACGCCAATCACATCATCGCCTTTGCGCGACGAGAAGGGAATCAAACAGCGATCGCGATCGCGCCTCGCTTTTTAACCAGCCTCATCCAGCCTGGAGACAACCCCTTGGGTGAATCAGTTTGGCAAGATACCCACCTCCAATTACCCCCTGGAACTCCCCTCACCTGGACAAACGTTCTCACTCAGCAACCTTTACAGGCTACAGAAACCCTATCTATCGGATCTGCCCTTGCCCATTTTCCAGTTGCTTTGTTAGTTAGTAGTGCTGAGTGA
- a CDS encoding Uma2 family endonuclease yields MTYTSSKLLTFEEFIAQYGDNTRYELIDGQLRDMEPTGLHEAVAGSIAGRIYVEIFNSNFNWLIPKTCLIKPPAAEATALRPDVIVLDKAELSKEPLWSKEPIICNGSTIKLVAEVVSTNWQDDYARKVEEYAFLNIPEYWIVDFRGLGGLQFIGNPKQPTFTVCQLVNGVYQQQQYHLGDTISSELLQNLQLKLDDIMPI; encoded by the coding sequence ATGACCTACACTTCATCCAAACTACTGACTTTTGAAGAATTTATAGCCCAATATGGTGATAATACACGCTACGAATTAATCGATGGACAGCTAAGAGATATGGAACCTACAGGGCTACATGAAGCTGTTGCAGGTAGTATTGCTGGTAGAATCTATGTCGAAATTTTTAATTCTAATTTTAACTGGCTAATCCCAAAAACCTGTCTGATTAAACCACCTGCGGCTGAAGCTACAGCACTGCGTCCTGATGTAATTGTTTTAGATAAAGCTGAACTTAGTAAAGAACCGCTATGGTCAAAAGAACCTATTATTTGTAACGGCAGCACAATCAAACTTGTTGCTGAAGTTGTTAGCACTAATTGGCAAGATGATTATGCCAGAAAAGTTGAAGAATACGCTTTTCTTAATATCCCAGAATACTGGATTGTTGACTTTCGTGGCTTGGGTGGCTTGCAATTTATCGGCAATCCTAAACAACCCACCTTTACCGTTTGTCAGTTAGTTAACGGTGTTTACCAGCAGCAACAATATCATTTAGGAGATACTATTTCTTCTGAACTATTGCAAAATTTACAACTTAAACTTGACGATATCATGCCTATTTAA
- a CDS encoding nicotinate phosphoribosyltransferase, with amino-acid sequence MTTLPDLDYVYKQQSQQNQELNFSADDYSLLTDLYQLTMAACYTGEGIEQRRASFELSVRRLPEGFGYLIAMGLTQALEYLAKIRFSSAQIAALKATGIFAHASDRFWSLLAEGKFTGDVWAVPEGTAVFANQPLLRVEAPLWQAQLVETYLLNTINYQTLIATKAARLRDVAGESATLLEFGTRRAFSPQGSLWAARAALAGGLDSTSNVLAALQLGQQPSGTMAHALVMALSAIEGTEEQAFSAFHRYFPGAPLLIDTYDTVAAAQRLSEKVNSGEMQLTGVRLDSGDLVTLSKQVRSLLPGVPIFASGDLDEWEIARLKAAGAEIDGYGLGTRLVTGLPVNGVYKLVDIDGIPVMKQSSGKVTYPGRKQIFRSFSGGKVKADRLGLLGEIPLDEEPLLQLVVQEGQRVQPLESLATIRQRTAASVASLPQQTRLLDHPVAVEVEISEGLRVLTEETKKRRRTSGLP; translated from the coding sequence ATGACAACTTTGCCAGATTTGGACTATGTATATAAACAGCAAAGCCAGCAGAACCAGGAACTAAACTTCTCGGCTGATGACTACAGCTTGCTGACCGATCTTTACCAATTGACGATGGCAGCTTGTTACACAGGCGAAGGTATAGAACAACGACGGGCAAGCTTTGAATTGTCTGTCAGACGATTGCCAGAGGGTTTTGGTTATTTAATTGCAATGGGGCTGACGCAGGCATTGGAATATTTAGCCAAAATCCGCTTTAGTTCCGCGCAAATTGCGGCATTAAAGGCAACGGGAATTTTTGCTCATGCTAGCGATCGCTTTTGGTCACTTTTAGCTGAGGGGAAATTTACTGGTGATGTTTGGGCAGTACCAGAAGGGACGGCTGTATTTGCCAATCAACCACTGTTGCGGGTGGAAGCACCCCTTTGGCAAGCGCAATTAGTAGAAACTTACCTTTTAAATACGATTAATTACCAGACTTTGATTGCCACAAAAGCAGCACGGTTGCGGGATGTGGCGGGGGAATCAGCAACACTTTTAGAATTTGGCACAAGACGGGCATTTAGTCCCCAAGGGTCTTTGTGGGCGGCACGGGCAGCCTTGGCGGGTGGGTTAGATTCCACCTCTAATGTGTTAGCAGCGCTACAACTGGGACAACAGCCAAGTGGTACGATGGCGCACGCCCTGGTGATGGCATTGTCAGCAATAGAAGGCACTGAAGAACAAGCTTTTAGTGCATTTCATCGATATTTTCCGGGTGCGCCATTGCTGATTGATACTTACGATACCGTTGCTGCTGCCCAGCGCTTGTCCGAAAAAGTAAATTCCGGGGAAATGCAATTGACAGGAGTGAGATTAGACTCAGGAGATTTAGTTACCTTATCAAAGCAGGTGCGATCGCTCCTTCCCGGTGTGCCAATTTTTGCCAGTGGCGACTTGGATGAGTGGGAAATTGCCAGATTAAAAGCTGCTGGGGCCGAAATCGATGGTTACGGATTGGGAACCAGATTAGTTACAGGTTTGCCTGTAAATGGAGTCTATAAACTTGTAGACATCGATGGTATCCCAGTGATGAAGCAGTCAAGTGGTAAAGTTACTTATCCAGGGCGCAAGCAGATTTTTCGTTCGTTTTCGGGAGGTAAGGTAAAAGCAGACAGGTTGGGACTCTTAGGTGAAATTCCTTTGGACGAAGAACCTTTGTTGCAATTGGTAGTGCAGGAGGGTCAACGGGTGCAACCGTTAGAGTCTTTGGCAACAATTCGTCAACGTACCGCCGCATCAGTTGCCAGTTTGCCACAACAAACACGGCTTTTGGATCATCCGGTGGCTGTAGAAGTGGAAATTTCTGAGGGGTTACGGGTGTTGACTGAAGAGACTAAGAAACGTAGACGCACCAGCGGCTTGCCGTAG